A DNA window from Clavibacter sepedonicus contains the following coding sequences:
- the nudC gene encoding NAD(+) diphosphatase yields MLDSFLSRLPLSREGVDRDGLHRDSPALFDELWADPATRVLALHGHRALGSVADGRAALDLLPVDRVTAATVRIYLGRSTIAHEGEPVGTPVVAAVLTDAAAAELAPAEERWLELRTTATQLDDRDAALFTGALATANWHASHPFSPKTGEPTVVEQGGWVRRAPSDGSQVFPRTDAAVIMGVVDADDRLLLGANAMWGGDRYSLLAGFVEPGESFEAAVKREVLEESGVTVEDPHYLGSQPWPFPASVMVGFLARVSATSGPATPDGVEIIDLRWFSREELRASLGEIALPGPSSIARAIIEEWYGGPLEDGEREW; encoded by the coding sequence GTGCTCGACAGCTTCCTCTCCCGCCTGCCCCTGTCCCGCGAGGGCGTCGACCGCGACGGCCTGCACCGCGACTCGCCCGCTCTCTTCGACGAGCTGTGGGCGGATCCCGCCACCCGCGTCCTCGCCCTGCACGGACACCGCGCGCTGGGCTCCGTCGCCGACGGCCGCGCCGCGCTCGACCTGCTGCCGGTGGACCGCGTCACCGCCGCGACCGTGCGCATCTACCTCGGCCGCAGCACCATCGCGCACGAGGGCGAGCCGGTCGGCACGCCCGTCGTCGCCGCGGTCCTCACGGACGCCGCGGCGGCTGAGCTCGCGCCCGCCGAGGAGCGCTGGCTGGAGCTGCGCACGACCGCGACGCAGCTCGACGACCGCGATGCCGCCCTGTTCACGGGCGCGCTCGCCACGGCGAACTGGCACGCCTCCCACCCCTTCTCGCCGAAGACGGGCGAGCCGACCGTCGTCGAGCAGGGCGGCTGGGTGCGGCGCGCGCCCTCCGACGGCTCGCAGGTCTTCCCGCGGACCGACGCCGCGGTGATCATGGGCGTCGTCGATGCGGACGACCGCCTGCTCCTCGGCGCCAACGCCATGTGGGGCGGCGACCGCTACTCGCTGCTCGCGGGTTTCGTCGAGCCGGGGGAGTCGTTCGAGGCGGCGGTGAAGCGCGAGGTGCTCGAGGAGTCCGGCGTCACCGTCGAGGATCCCCACTACCTGGGCAGCCAGCCGTGGCCGTTCCCCGCGTCCGTGATGGTCGGCTTCCTCGCGCGCGTCTCTGCCACCAGCGGGCCCGCGACGCCCGACGGCGTCGAGATCATCGACCTGCGCTGGTTCAGCCGCGAGGAGCTCCGCGCGTCGCTCGGCGAGATCGCGCTGCCGGGCCCGTCGTCCATCGCGCGCGCCATCATCGAGGAGTGGTACGGCGGGCCCCTCGAGGACGGCGAGCGGGAGTGGTGA
- a CDS encoding ATP-dependent helicase: MTIRGFRQPPASAADGQVPAVELDPSQRAVVELPVGVSAAVIGAPGSGRTTTLRELVAERILAQGLDPAEVLVLAPSRAAATRLRDELALRVGVPTLGPLARTATSVAFEVLARRAAETGTEPPRLLTGAEQDQIIADLLAGHEELGTGPAWPDPLGVEVRRLRAFRTELRELLMRATEEGVRPDALAELGRAHDVPEWIAAAEFAREYEDVVDSFRGDHLDSAELLAEAVLLVSRGEALTGIRLVVADDLHEATVATLSLLRALAARGADVIAFGDPDVAAATFRGAEASALGRLSTVLGLPGLRTLVLDRVHRQPPALRALTSAVTARIGAAGAGRQRQAGSAPGLVDDADPIQVIEAPTRALELARLARRLREEHLLGGVPWARMVVLVRSGSLVPQVARSLATAEVPTRTAVAGRALRDDLAALALIRAVDVVLGRVPLTPDIAAELATGPLGGLDGVQLRRLRLAMRQEELAGDGHRSSDELLVEALAAPGRLETLDLAPARRLARLARTLQGARELAAADGTIEELLWHLWEGSGLATPWFEQALQTGIVADQANRDLDGVVALFTAARRFVERNPGRPASDFVEELLGAEVPEDTLSPQPLADTVLVATPSAVVGAGYEVVAVAALQECVWPNLRLRGSLLHPPRLSAVARGLDGADVDERAEVLGDELRMLALAVSRASRVVVLSATANDEEAPSPFLRLVPPAPGQAEAEAGAEAGRVAKDAPAALRIRPDHPLSLRGLVGALRRELAVVHRDAVLLDDGRVVSGDRTARRPADATRERGLAAASALARLAAEGVTGADPAEWYGLREPSTTEPVVDLTDPEARVPVSPSRLEAFERSPLNWFIDQASGGSTSTAMGIGTIVHAVMEEASLDPDADLRPPALEARLDARWGELPFESPWVGERERRQAGELIAGVSGYLRDFAADGGRMLAAEGGFELEVGVARLRGKIDRIELTKEGAVVIVDLKTGRHYPTRAEIPAHAQLGSYQLAFTEGSLEQVPAEAPSGGAKLLYVSGGTRGLPYRELPQEPLTREELDGFRARIAEAAEGMAGATFDGTPDLGERDPGSARRYRIHLVRAVSA, from the coding sequence GTGACCATCAGGGGATTCCGCCAGCCGCCCGCCTCCGCCGCCGACGGCCAGGTGCCCGCGGTGGAGCTGGACCCCTCGCAGCGCGCCGTCGTCGAGCTGCCGGTGGGCGTGAGCGCGGCCGTCATCGGCGCGCCGGGCTCGGGCCGCACCACGACCCTGCGGGAGCTCGTCGCCGAGCGGATCCTCGCGCAGGGGCTCGACCCCGCCGAGGTGCTGGTGCTCGCCCCGTCGCGCGCCGCCGCCACGCGCCTCCGCGACGAGCTCGCGCTCCGGGTCGGGGTGCCCACGCTCGGGCCGCTCGCGCGCACCGCCACCTCCGTCGCGTTCGAGGTGCTCGCGCGCCGCGCCGCCGAGACGGGCACCGAGCCGCCGCGGCTGCTCACGGGCGCCGAGCAGGACCAGATCATCGCCGACCTCCTCGCTGGGCACGAGGAGCTGGGCACGGGGCCCGCGTGGCCGGATCCGCTCGGCGTCGAGGTGCGGCGGCTCCGCGCCTTCCGCACGGAGCTCCGCGAGCTGCTCATGCGCGCCACAGAGGAGGGCGTGCGGCCGGATGCCCTCGCCGAGCTCGGCCGCGCGCACGACGTGCCCGAGTGGATCGCCGCGGCGGAGTTCGCCCGCGAGTACGAGGACGTCGTCGACTCCTTCCGCGGTGACCACCTCGACAGCGCGGAGCTGCTCGCCGAGGCCGTGCTGCTCGTGTCGCGCGGGGAGGCGCTTACGGGGATCCGGCTGGTCGTCGCCGACGACCTGCACGAGGCGACCGTCGCGACCCTCTCCCTCCTCCGGGCGCTCGCGGCGCGCGGCGCGGACGTCATCGCGTTCGGCGACCCGGACGTGGCGGCGGCCACCTTCCGCGGGGCGGAGGCGTCCGCGCTCGGCCGCCTCTCCACCGTGCTCGGACTGCCCGGCCTCCGCACGCTCGTGCTCGACCGGGTGCACCGCCAGCCGCCCGCGCTCCGGGCACTCACCTCGGCCGTCACCGCGCGCATCGGCGCGGCGGGCGCGGGTCGGCAGCGGCAGGCGGGATCCGCGCCCGGCCTCGTCGACGACGCCGACCCGATCCAGGTCATCGAGGCGCCGACGCGCGCCCTCGAGCTCGCCCGCCTCGCGCGGCGTCTCCGCGAGGAGCACCTGCTGGGCGGGGTGCCGTGGGCGCGCATGGTCGTGCTCGTGCGGTCCGGATCCCTCGTGCCCCAGGTCGCCCGCAGCCTCGCGACCGCCGAGGTGCCCACGCGCACGGCCGTCGCCGGGCGCGCGCTCCGCGACGACCTCGCCGCGCTCGCGCTCATCCGCGCGGTCGACGTCGTGCTCGGTCGCGTGCCGCTCACGCCGGACATCGCGGCGGAGCTCGCCACGGGTCCGCTCGGCGGCCTCGACGGGGTCCAGCTCCGCAGGCTCCGGCTCGCGATGCGCCAGGAGGAGCTCGCGGGCGACGGCCACCGGTCGAGCGACGAGCTCCTCGTCGAGGCCCTCGCCGCGCCCGGCCGGCTCGAGACGCTCGACCTCGCGCCCGCGCGTCGCCTCGCACGGCTCGCCCGCACGCTGCAGGGGGCCCGCGAGCTGGCAGCCGCCGACGGCACGATCGAGGAGCTGCTCTGGCACCTGTGGGAGGGCTCGGGGCTGGCGACGCCGTGGTTCGAGCAGGCGCTGCAGACGGGGATCGTCGCCGACCAGGCGAACCGCGACCTCGACGGCGTCGTCGCGCTCTTCACGGCCGCGCGGCGCTTCGTCGAGCGGAACCCGGGCCGTCCCGCGTCCGACTTCGTCGAGGAGCTGCTCGGCGCCGAGGTGCCCGAGGACACGCTGTCGCCCCAGCCGCTCGCCGACACCGTCCTCGTCGCCACGCCGTCCGCGGTGGTCGGCGCCGGGTACGAGGTAGTCGCGGTCGCCGCGCTCCAGGAGTGCGTGTGGCCGAACCTGCGGCTGCGCGGATCCCTGCTCCACCCCCCGCGCCTCTCCGCCGTCGCGCGCGGCCTCGACGGGGCCGACGTCGACGAGCGCGCCGAGGTCCTCGGCGACGAGCTGCGGATGCTCGCGCTCGCCGTCTCCCGCGCGTCCCGCGTCGTGGTCCTCAGCGCCACCGCCAACGACGAGGAGGCGCCGTCGCCGTTCCTGCGCCTCGTGCCGCCCGCGCCCGGCCAAGCGGAGGCGGAGGCCGGGGCCGAGGCGGGCCGCGTGGCGAAGGACGCGCCGGCCGCGCTGCGGATCCGGCCGGACCACCCGCTCTCGCTCCGCGGGCTCGTCGGCGCGCTCCGGCGCGAGCTGGCGGTCGTGCACCGCGACGCCGTGCTCCTCGACGACGGGCGCGTCGTGTCCGGCGACCGGACGGCACGGCGGCCGGCCGACGCGACCCGCGAGCGCGGTCTCGCCGCCGCGTCCGCCCTGGCCCGGCTCGCGGCGGAGGGCGTGACGGGCGCGGATCCGGCCGAGTGGTACGGCCTGCGCGAGCCCTCCACCACCGAGCCCGTCGTCGACCTGACCGACCCCGAGGCCCGCGTGCCCGTCTCGCCGTCGCGGCTCGAGGCCTTCGAGCGGTCGCCGCTCAACTGGTTCATCGACCAGGCGTCCGGCGGATCCACGAGCACCGCCATGGGCATCGGCACCATCGTGCACGCCGTCATGGAGGAGGCGAGCCTCGATCCCGACGCCGACCTCCGTCCGCCCGCCCTCGAGGCCCGCCTCGACGCGCGCTGGGGCGAGCTGCCGTTCGAGTCGCCGTGGGTGGGCGAGCGCGAGCGGCGGCAGGCGGGCGAGCTGATCGCGGGCGTCAGCGGCTACCTCCGCGACTTCGCCGCCGACGGCGGGCGCATGCTCGCGGCCGAGGGCGGCTTCGAGCTCGAGGTGGGCGTGGCGCGGCTGCGCGGGAAGATCGACCGCATCGAGCTGACGAAGGAGGGTGCGGTGGTCATCGTCGACCTCAAGACCGGACGCCACTACCCGACCCGCGCCGAGATCCCGGCGCACGCGCAGCTCGGCTCCTACCAGCTCGCCTTCACCGAGGGCTCCCTGGAGCAGGTGCCCGCCGAGGCGCCGTCGGGCGGCGCGAAGCTGCTGTACGTCTCGGGCGGCACGCGCGGCCTGCCGTACCGCGAGCTGCCGCAGGAGCCGCTCACGCGCGAGGAGCTCGACGGGTTCCGCGCGCGCATCGCCGAGGCCGCGGAGGGCATGGCGGGCGCGACCTTCGACGGCACGCCGGACCTGGGGGAGCGCGATCCGGGATCGGCCCGGCGGTACCGCATCCACCTCGTCCGGGCGGTGTCCGCGTGA
- a CDS encoding DUF3107 domain-containing protein, whose translation MEIRIGLVNTARELSFSTKQTPEEVQRTVTDAVRDSSPFISFTDDKGATHLAVTAHLAYVELGSADAPRIGFVR comes from the coding sequence GTGGAAATCCGTATCGGCCTCGTCAACACCGCCCGCGAGCTCTCCTTCAGCACCAAGCAGACGCCCGAGGAGGTCCAGCGGACCGTCACGGACGCCGTCCGCGACTCCTCCCCCTTCATCTCCTTCACCGACGACAAGGGCGCCACGCACCTCGCCGTCACCGCCCACCTCGCCTACGTGGAGCTCGGCAGCGCCGACGCCCCGCGCATCGGCTTCGTCCGCTAA
- a CDS encoding phosphotransferase, with product MARSHLTLAALATSAVSGLDVVRSTPFTAGGAGDFDSALLTTKDGRELLVRVPTTQAAESEQSADLVALRALSTGIRSRLPFQVPEFLGQAAIKPTRGFVYGHVPGRVISLDEIPAGDGLARSIGAAVSAVHSLPTGFVADAGLPVLSAAEIHSQTAALIDRAAATALVPSLLLSRWEEALDDQSLWQFQPAVVNGAVQASSFLVDGDDVTGMIGWSELRVADPAHDLHWVLGARAEHVAESVFRAYNQAHHVTVDRQLKQRALLYAELEIARWLLHGTDTRNQGIIDDAVNMLSALVDTVRADEGQRIAHETLPVMDVDQVEEMLDSRPQPTVSPDGARDASGVRAPDQSATRSSSE from the coding sequence ATGGCCAGATCCCACCTCACTCTAGCCGCGTTGGCGACCTCGGCCGTCTCCGGGCTCGACGTGGTCCGCAGCACCCCCTTCACGGCCGGCGGCGCGGGCGACTTCGACTCCGCGCTCCTCACCACGAAGGACGGCCGCGAGCTCCTCGTGCGCGTCCCGACCACGCAGGCCGCCGAGTCCGAGCAGTCCGCCGACCTCGTGGCGCTCCGGGCGCTGAGCACCGGGATCCGCTCGCGGCTGCCGTTCCAGGTGCCGGAGTTCCTGGGGCAGGCGGCCATCAAGCCGACCCGCGGCTTCGTCTACGGGCACGTGCCCGGCCGCGTGATCTCGCTCGACGAGATCCCCGCCGGCGACGGCCTCGCGCGCTCCATCGGCGCCGCCGTCTCCGCCGTGCACAGCCTGCCGACCGGCTTCGTCGCCGACGCGGGGCTGCCCGTGCTCTCGGCCGCGGAGATCCACAGCCAGACCGCGGCGCTCATCGACCGGGCCGCGGCCACCGCGCTCGTGCCGAGCCTGCTGCTCAGCCGCTGGGAGGAGGCGCTCGACGACCAGTCGCTCTGGCAGTTCCAGCCCGCGGTCGTCAACGGCGCCGTGCAGGCCTCCTCGTTCCTCGTCGACGGCGACGACGTGACCGGCATGATCGGCTGGTCGGAGCTCCGCGTGGCCGACCCCGCGCACGACCTGCACTGGGTGCTGGGCGCGCGCGCCGAGCACGTGGCCGAGAGCGTCTTCCGCGCCTACAACCAGGCGCACCATGTGACGGTGGACCGCCAGCTCAAGCAGCGCGCGCTCCTCTACGCGGAGCTCGAGATCGCCCGCTGGCTGCTGCACGGGACGGACACGCGCAACCAGGGCATCATCGACGACGCCGTCAACATGCTCAGCGCACTCGTCGACACGGTGCGCGCCGACGAGGGCCAGCGCATCGCACACGAGACGCTGCCCGTGATGGACGTCGACCAGGTCGAGGAGATGCTCGACTCCCGGCCTCAGCCCACCGTCTCCCCCGACGGCGCGCGCGACGCGTCGGGCGTGCGCGCGCCCGACCAGAGCGCCACGAGGTCCTCCTCGGAGTAG
- a CDS encoding ferritin-like fold-containing protein codes for MFGRRSTTIEAPRVRSRGESKRRSQATTVSVDDFSPDTLRFLGAVAYLQLTVFETLSRAVTEAPDLAGKEAVSTAAGIALGKHQALAAEIKRQDGDPSVVMEPHRAAFDRFTATVAGADWYECLLSAYITTGLLDDFFVRLASGLPSDQRQRVVVLLSSGVGQQGIVDAVRAGIRRDPRLASRLAMWGRRLVGDTLLVAGTAMRASLADPDDARVHLEPVFAGIITAHTRRMDALGLTA; via the coding sequence ATGTTCGGACGCCGGTCGACGACGATCGAGGCGCCCCGGGTCAGGTCCCGCGGCGAGTCGAAGCGTCGATCGCAGGCGACGACCGTCAGCGTGGACGACTTCTCGCCCGACACCCTCCGCTTCCTCGGCGCCGTCGCGTACCTGCAGCTCACCGTCTTCGAGACGCTGTCGCGTGCGGTCACCGAGGCGCCCGACCTCGCCGGCAAGGAGGCCGTCTCCACGGCCGCCGGCATCGCGCTCGGCAAGCACCAGGCGCTCGCCGCCGAGATCAAGCGGCAGGACGGCGACCCGAGCGTCGTCATGGAGCCGCACCGCGCCGCGTTCGACCGGTTCACCGCCACCGTCGCGGGCGCCGACTGGTACGAGTGCCTGCTCTCCGCCTACATCACCACGGGGCTCCTCGACGACTTCTTCGTGCGCCTCGCCTCGGGGCTCCCGTCGGACCAGCGCCAGCGCGTCGTCGTGCTCCTGTCGTCGGGCGTGGGGCAGCAGGGCATCGTCGACGCGGTGCGCGCCGGGATCCGCCGCGACCCGCGCCTCGCATCGCGCCTCGCCATGTGGGGTCGCCGGCTCGTCGGCGACACGCTCCTGGTCGCGGGGACGGCGATGCGCGCGTCCCTCGCCGACCCCGACGACGCGCGCGTGCACCTGGAGCCCGTGTTCGCGGGAATCATCACGGCGCACACCCGGCGGATGGACGCGCTCGGGCTCACGGCCTGA
- a CDS encoding ATP-dependent helicase translates to MISAQRIAETLGLPSPTEQQRRVIESPLEPGLVVAGAGSGKTETMASRVVWLLANGHVGVEEILGLTFTRKAAGELGVRIRARIEQLQQAGLAAVPADAFATPTVQTYNAFANGIFRDSATLIGREAESVVLTEASAWQLARRLVVDSTDPRLLELGRGVDPITQAVISLSRAMSENVADPAEVVRLAGSFTGLAELPFGSARIRKAPAADAVASVGALPPLVDLAVRFQEEKTRRGLVEYSDQVAFALAICERVPQVVAEHRKRFRVVLLDEYQDTSVVQTRLLSTLFGGTPVMAVGDPHQSIYGWRGASAANLARFGADFAPAGASAADVPVYALSTSWRNPASVLGAANRIVEPLTAASRIPVARLEPRPDAGDGHLDVAYEETIADEAASVAAWFADLLRQTGSDGRPRSAAMLCRSLKTIEPFTTALADRGVPFRVLGLGGLLDQPAVVDLVCVLRVLHDPTAGSELVRLLTGARWRIGTKDVHALSRVASWLMSRDHAQKPLAEEVRDGLRASVVPDEVGSVVDALDFVVGARDGHTALAGFSDEGLARLRAAGRQLQVLRSRVGLDLVDLVTVVQQELLLDIEVAANETDPLGRASLEAFTEQVAGYLQGDSAGTLGPFLAWLAEAERRDNLAPRTEEPEPGTVQILTIHGSKGLEWDVVAVPRMVEGELPGTLREKKGWVAFGALPFEFRGDSAELPSLAWRGVETQKEFAEAMEAFGEELEERNAAEQRRLAYVAITRTRSDLLLSGSFWSTQQKPRGPGAFLREIQQVGLIAPDALPEAPELEENPLEPGSARVAWPLPPLGPREARVRAAAGAVAGADPDAETVWTRDIDLLLAERDARARDAELVDLPTRIPASRFKDFVSDPAGVAARLRRPMPERPYRQTRLGTLFHGWVEARYGPAGTSDVIDASGVELDADPTEPPVEQEDLDRLRAIFEASEWASRKPEEVEVEIHMELAGQVVICKIDAVFLIDGRYRVVDWKTGRTPKDAADLELKQLQLALYRLAFAKWRGIDPDLIDAEFYFVADDRSLKPERLYSEEDLVALWSGARTPDASRAPSGETVG, encoded by the coding sequence ATGATCAGCGCGCAGCGCATCGCGGAGACGCTCGGCCTGCCGAGCCCCACCGAGCAGCAGCGGCGCGTCATCGAGTCGCCGCTGGAGCCCGGCCTCGTCGTCGCGGGCGCGGGCAGCGGCAAGACCGAGACGATGGCGAGCCGCGTCGTCTGGCTGCTGGCCAACGGGCACGTCGGGGTCGAGGAGATCCTCGGCCTCACCTTCACGCGCAAGGCCGCGGGGGAGCTCGGGGTGCGGATCCGCGCGCGCATCGAGCAGCTCCAGCAGGCGGGACTCGCGGCCGTGCCCGCGGATGCCTTCGCCACGCCCACCGTCCAGACCTACAACGCGTTCGCCAACGGCATCTTCCGCGACAGCGCGACCCTCATCGGCCGCGAGGCGGAGTCGGTCGTCCTCACGGAGGCGTCCGCGTGGCAGTTGGCGCGTCGCCTCGTCGTCGACAGCACCGACCCGCGGCTGCTCGAGCTCGGGCGCGGCGTGGATCCCATCACGCAGGCCGTCATCTCCCTCAGCCGCGCGATGAGCGAGAACGTCGCGGATCCGGCCGAGGTCGTGCGCCTCGCCGGGTCGTTCACGGGGCTCGCGGAGCTCCCGTTCGGATCCGCCCGCATCAGGAAGGCCCCGGCCGCCGACGCGGTCGCCTCCGTGGGCGCGCTGCCGCCGCTCGTCGACCTCGCCGTGCGGTTCCAGGAGGAGAAGACCCGGCGCGGGCTCGTGGAGTACAGCGACCAGGTCGCGTTCGCGCTCGCGATCTGCGAGCGCGTGCCGCAGGTCGTCGCCGAGCACCGGAAGCGCTTCCGCGTCGTGCTGCTCGATGAGTACCAGGACACCTCGGTCGTGCAGACCCGGCTCCTCTCGACGCTGTTCGGCGGCACGCCCGTCATGGCGGTGGGGGATCCGCACCAGTCCATCTACGGCTGGCGCGGCGCGAGCGCGGCGAACCTCGCGCGCTTCGGCGCCGACTTCGCGCCTGCCGGTGCATCCGCCGCCGACGTGCCGGTGTACGCGCTCTCGACCAGCTGGCGGAACCCGGCGTCCGTGCTCGGCGCCGCGAACCGCATCGTCGAGCCGCTCACGGCCGCATCGCGGATCCCCGTCGCGCGCCTCGAACCGCGCCCCGACGCGGGCGACGGGCACCTCGACGTCGCCTACGAGGAGACCATCGCCGACGAGGCCGCGAGCGTCGCCGCGTGGTTCGCCGACCTGCTGCGGCAGACCGGATCCGACGGCCGTCCCCGCTCGGCCGCCATGCTGTGCCGCTCGCTGAAGACCATCGAGCCGTTCACGACGGCGCTCGCCGACCGGGGCGTCCCGTTCCGCGTGCTCGGGCTCGGGGGGCTCCTCGACCAGCCCGCCGTGGTCGACCTGGTGTGCGTGCTCCGCGTGCTGCACGACCCCACCGCGGGCAGCGAGCTCGTGCGCCTCCTCACCGGCGCGCGCTGGCGCATCGGCACGAAGGACGTGCACGCGCTGTCCCGCGTCGCCTCCTGGCTCATGTCCCGCGACCACGCGCAGAAGCCGCTCGCCGAGGAGGTGCGCGACGGCCTGCGGGCCTCCGTGGTGCCCGACGAGGTCGGATCCGTCGTCGACGCGCTCGACTTCGTCGTCGGCGCCCGCGACGGCCACACGGCGCTCGCCGGCTTCAGCGACGAGGGCCTCGCGCGCCTCCGCGCCGCCGGCCGCCAGCTGCAGGTGCTGCGGTCCCGCGTCGGGCTCGACCTGGTGGACCTCGTCACGGTCGTCCAGCAGGAGCTGCTGCTCGACATCGAGGTGGCCGCCAACGAGACGGATCCGCTCGGCCGCGCGAGCCTCGAGGCCTTCACCGAGCAGGTGGCCGGCTACCTCCAGGGCGACTCCGCCGGCACGCTCGGCCCGTTCCTCGCCTGGCTCGCGGAGGCCGAGCGGCGCGACAACCTCGCGCCGCGCACCGAGGAGCCGGAGCCCGGCACCGTGCAGATCCTCACCATCCACGGCTCCAAGGGCCTCGAGTGGGACGTCGTCGCGGTGCCCCGCATGGTCGAGGGCGAGCTGCCCGGCACGCTGCGGGAGAAGAAGGGCTGGGTCGCGTTCGGCGCGCTGCCCTTCGAGTTCCGCGGCGACTCCGCCGAGCTGCCGTCGCTCGCCTGGCGCGGCGTGGAGACGCAGAAGGAGTTCGCCGAGGCGATGGAGGCGTTCGGCGAGGAGCTCGAGGAGCGGAACGCGGCCGAGCAGCGGCGCCTCGCGTACGTCGCGATCACGCGCACCCGGTCGGATCTGCTCCTCAGCGGCTCCTTCTGGTCGACGCAGCAGAAGCCGCGCGGGCCGGGGGCGTTCCTCCGCGAGATCCAGCAGGTGGGCCTCATCGCGCCCGACGCCCTGCCCGAGGCGCCCGAGCTCGAGGAGAACCCGCTCGAGCCCGGATCCGCGCGCGTCGCCTGGCCGCTGCCCCCGCTCGGGCCGCGCGAGGCCCGCGTGCGCGCGGCAGCCGGGGCCGTGGCCGGCGCGGATCCGGACGCGGAGACCGTCTGGACCCGCGACATCGACCTGCTCCTCGCCGAGCGCGACGCCCGCGCCCGCGACGCGGAGCTCGTCGACCTGCCCACGCGCATCCCCGCGTCGCGCTTCAAGGACTTCGTGAGCGACCCGGCGGGCGTCGCCGCGCGCCTGCGTCGCCCCATGCCCGAGCGGCCCTACCGGCAGACCCGGCTCGGCACGCTCTTCCACGGCTGGGTCGAGGCGCGCTACGGGCCCGCGGGCACGTCCGACGTCATCGACGCGTCCGGGGTCGAGCTCGACGCGGATCCGACCGAGCCGCCCGTGGAGCAGGAGGACCTCGACCGGCTGCGCGCCATCTTCGAGGCCAGCGAGTGGGCCAGCCGGAAGCCCGAGGAGGTAGAGGTAGAGATCCACATGGAGCTCGCCGGCCAGGTCGTCATCTGCAAGATCGACGCCGTGTTCCTCATCGACGGCCGCTACCGCGTCGTCGACTGGAAGACGGGGCGCACCCCGAAGGACGCGGCCGACCTCGAGCTCAAGCAGCTCCAGCTCGCGCTCTACCGCCTCGCGTTCGCGAAGTGGCGGGGCATCGACCCCGACCTCATCGACGCGGAGTTCTACTTCGTGGCGGACGACCGGTCGCTGAAGCCGGAGCGGCTCTACTCCGAGGAGGACCTCGTGGCGCTCTGGTCGGGCGCGCGCACGCCCGACGCGTCGCGCGCGCCGTCGGGGGAGACGGTGGGCTGA
- a CDS encoding DEAD/DEAH box helicase: protein MTFTELNIDEDMVQALADHGILEPFPIQEQTIPLALSGQDIIGQAKTGTGKTFGFGLPLIQRLGLTPEPGVQALVVVPTRELAVQVTEDLQIATKHRATTVVSIYGGKAYEGQIEQLKAGAQIVVGTPGRLLDLVGQRLLSLKYVREMVLDEADKMLDLGFLSDIEKLFAQTPAVRHTMLFSATMPGPIVALARRFMTKPIHIRATDPDEGLMQANIRHLVYRAHNMDKDEVIGRILQAEGRGKTVIFTRTKRAAARLVEELNDRGFNAAAVHGDLNQEQRERAMAAFKAGKKDILIATDVAARGIDVLDVTHVINHTIPEDDKAYLHRVGRTGRAGKTGIAVTFVDWDDLHKWALINRALEFGQPEPTETYSSSPHLFTDLDIPAGSKGRLRATPTVNPDGTPRERPGSRGGDSGRDGGRGGSRDGGRGGDRGGDRSGGRSSSSSSTSTSSGGGDRDRSRSRSTSTASATAPADATATIGSEQPNTAGGHDAPHADGQTRPRSRNRRRRSGGDRPTATS from the coding sequence GTGACTTTCACCGAACTGAACATCGACGAGGACATGGTGCAGGCGCTGGCCGACCACGGCATCCTCGAACCCTTCCCCATCCAGGAGCAGACCATCCCCCTGGCGCTCTCCGGCCAGGACATCATCGGCCAGGCCAAGACGGGCACCGGCAAGACCTTCGGCTTCGGCCTCCCGCTCATCCAGCGGCTCGGCCTCACCCCCGAGCCCGGCGTGCAGGCCCTCGTGGTCGTGCCGACGCGCGAGCTCGCCGTGCAGGTCACCGAGGACCTGCAGATCGCCACCAAGCACCGCGCCACCACGGTCGTCTCCATCTACGGCGGCAAGGCGTACGAGGGACAGATCGAGCAGCTCAAGGCCGGCGCGCAGATCGTCGTCGGCACGCCGGGCCGTCTCCTCGACCTCGTGGGCCAGCGCCTGCTCTCGCTCAAGTACGTGCGCGAGATGGTGCTCGACGAGGCTGACAAGATGCTCGACCTCGGCTTCCTCTCCGACATCGAGAAGCTCTTCGCGCAGACCCCGGCCGTGCGCCACACGATGCTGTTCTCGGCCACCATGCCGGGCCCGATCGTCGCGCTCGCCCGCCGCTTCATGACGAAGCCGATCCACATCCGGGCCACGGACCCCGACGAGGGCCTCATGCAGGCGAACATCCGCCACCTCGTCTACCGCGCGCACAACATGGACAAGGACGAGGTCATCGGCCGCATCCTCCAGGCCGAGGGCCGCGGCAAGACCGTGATCTTCACGCGCACCAAGCGCGCCGCCGCCCGGCTCGTCGAGGAGCTCAACGACCGCGGCTTCAACGCCGCCGCCGTGCACGGCGACCTCAACCAGGAGCAGCGCGAGCGCGCCATGGCTGCGTTCAAGGCGGGCAAGAAGGACATCCTCATCGCCACCGACGTGGCGGCGCGCGGCATCGACGTGCTCGACGTCACCCACGTCATCAACCACACCATCCCCGAGGACGACAAGGCGTACCTGCACCGCGTCGGGCGCACCGGCCGCGCGGGCAAGACGGGCATCGCCGTCACGTTCGTCGACTGGGACGACCTGCACAAGTGGGCGCTCATCAACCGCGCCCTCGAGTTCGGCCAGCCGGAGCCCACCGAGACGTACTCGTCCTCGCCGCACCTGTTCACCGACCTCGACATCCCGGCCGGATCCAAGGGCCGCCTCCGCGCGACCCCCACGGTCAACCCCGACGGCACGCCGCGCGAGCGCCCGGGCAGCCGCGGCGGCGACTCGGGTCGCGACGGCGGCCGCGGCGGAAGCCGTGACGGCGGACGCGGCGGCGACCGGGGCGGGGACCGCTCGGGCGGACGCTCGTCGTCGTCCTCCTCCACCTCCACCTCCTCCGGGGGCGGCGACCGCGACCGCTCGCGCAGCCGCAGCACGTCGACCGCCTCGGCCACCGCACCCGCGGACGCGACCGCGACGATCGGCAGCGAGCAGCCGAACACGGCGGGCGGCCACGACGCGCCCCACGCCGACGGCCAGACCCGCCCGCGCTCGCGCAACCGCCGTCGCCGCTCGGGCGGCGATCGCCCGACCGCGACGTCCTAG